The following are encoded together in the Methylomonas methanica MC09 genome:
- a CDS encoding EAL domain-containing protein, whose translation MKTKNKILVVDDTAASLKLLSDLLKAEGYEVRAAINGDLAIESTIGNPPDLVLLDILMPGMDGFEVCRRLKANPDTRNVPVIFVSALSDTDEKVQGFGLGAVDFVTKPYQREELLSRVRTHLEIDRLRNHLEEMVLARSQQLAESEAKLRISLDELMLTNAHLHTLLHTIPELVWLKDPKGVFLACNRQFERLYGAKEAQIIGKTDYDFVGRDLADFFRENDLKAMAAGNVNANEEWLTFADDGYRGLFETLKTPMLGQDGKLIGVLGIARDITERKAAEEKIQRHMRLYAALSRCNKAIAHCSGEAELFLEICRAAVQFGGMKMAWVGMIDTDTKLITPAASFGEGAEELQYLQTSVDGDSPYGQGPTGTAIREQQPYWCQDFNNDPVTAPWKKLGQRAGWAASASLPLYQNERAIGAFVLYADQTNAFDEATRDLLVEMTMDINFALENFSLAIAQKQAEAEIERLAFYDPLTNLPNRRLLYDRLQQSIASNARHANHGAALFIDLDNFKTLNDTKGHAVGDLLLVEVAQRLLACVREGDTVARLGGDEFVVILNGLSEDASLASNQAKMVGNKMLAAINQPYVLQGFEHHCSASMGVSLFQRQNTSAEELLRYTDTALYQAKRGGRNSLLFYDPAMQAALEKRSAMESDLRVALAENQFRLFYQMQVNQSGRIVGAEVLIRWPHPRRGMISPLEFIPIAEETGLILPIGQWVLDAACAQLKIWESAPEKAMLQLAVNVSARQFHQTDFVEQVQLSLNKYSINPNRLKLELTETLVLDDIDDTIVKMHRLKKIGVSFSLDDFGTGYSSLYYLTKLPIDQLKIDQSFVRNIGLTQSDAVIVQTIIGMANNLQIENIAEGVETEEQRLFLEAHGCRLYQGYLFSKALPLESFESQCASIFRRDGTSKKQAGGSGEVSLNS comes from the coding sequence ATGAAAACTAAAAACAAAATATTAGTGGTAGACGACACCGCGGCTTCCCTGAAATTATTGAGCGATTTGCTGAAAGCGGAAGGTTACGAAGTTCGAGCGGCCATTAATGGGGACTTAGCGATAGAGTCGACTATCGGTAATCCGCCCGATCTTGTGTTGCTGGATATACTAATGCCGGGTATGGATGGCTTCGAGGTCTGCCGTAGACTGAAAGCGAATCCCGACACCCGAAATGTACCCGTTATTTTCGTCAGCGCGCTATCCGACACCGATGAAAAAGTGCAAGGCTTCGGTTTGGGCGCGGTCGATTTCGTTACCAAACCCTATCAACGCGAAGAATTGTTGAGCCGGGTGCGCACGCATCTGGAGATTGACCGTCTGCGCAATCATTTGGAAGAAATGGTGCTGGCCCGTAGCCAGCAGTTGGCCGAAAGCGAAGCCAAGTTGCGAATCAGTCTGGACGAGCTGATGCTGACGAACGCTCATTTGCACACACTGCTCCACACCATCCCCGAACTGGTTTGGTTAAAGGATCCGAAGGGCGTTTTTCTGGCCTGCAACCGGCAGTTCGAACGCTTATACGGCGCTAAGGAAGCGCAAATAATAGGCAAAACCGATTACGATTTTGTCGGCCGGGATTTGGCCGACTTTTTCCGGGAGAACGATTTGAAGGCCATGGCCGCAGGCAACGTGAACGCCAACGAAGAGTGGCTGACATTTGCCGACGATGGTTACCGGGGATTGTTTGAAACGCTGAAAACACCGATGCTGGGTCAAGACGGCAAGTTAATCGGCGTCTTGGGTATTGCGCGCGACATTACCGAGCGAAAAGCAGCCGAAGAAAAAATTCAACGGCATATGCGCTTGTACGCCGCCTTGAGCCGGTGCAACAAAGCCATAGCCCATTGTAGCGGCGAAGCGGAGCTGTTTTTGGAGATATGCCGCGCTGCCGTGCAGTTTGGCGGCATGAAGATGGCGTGGGTTGGCATGATTGATACCGATACCAAATTGATTACGCCGGCCGCGAGTTTCGGCGAAGGCGCCGAAGAACTGCAATACCTACAGACATCGGTCGATGGCGACAGTCCCTACGGGCAAGGGCCGACCGGGACGGCTATAAGGGAGCAGCAACCTTACTGGTGCCAGGATTTTAACAACGACCCGGTCACCGCGCCTTGGAAAAAGCTTGGACAAAGGGCTGGCTGGGCTGCGTCGGCTTCGTTACCGCTTTACCAAAACGAACGCGCAATCGGTGCCTTCGTTCTGTATGCCGACCAAACCAACGCCTTTGACGAAGCCACTCGAGATCTGCTGGTTGAGATGACGATGGATATCAATTTCGCCCTGGAGAATTTTAGCCTGGCAATTGCGCAAAAACAGGCCGAGGCCGAAATAGAGCGTTTGGCGTTCTACGATCCGCTCACCAATCTACCGAATCGGCGCCTGCTGTACGATCGCTTGCAACAGTCTATTGCTAGCAATGCGCGGCATGCCAATCACGGTGCCGCCTTGTTTATCGACCTGGATAATTTCAAAACGCTTAACGATACCAAAGGCCATGCCGTGGGTGATCTGTTATTGGTGGAGGTGGCGCAACGCCTGCTCGCATGCGTACGGGAAGGCGATACCGTTGCCCGATTGGGCGGCGACGAATTCGTGGTGATTCTAAACGGCTTAAGCGAGGATGCATCCCTTGCGTCCAACCAGGCCAAAATGGTCGGCAATAAGATGCTGGCGGCGATTAACCAGCCTTATGTATTGCAGGGATTCGAACACCATTGCTCCGCCAGCATGGGGGTGAGTTTGTTCCAGCGGCAAAACACCAGTGCGGAAGAGTTGTTAAGATACACCGACACTGCCTTGTATCAAGCCAAACGCGGCGGACGAAACAGTCTGCTTTTTTACGATCCGGCCATGCAAGCAGCATTGGAAAAACGTAGCGCCATGGAAAGCGATTTGCGCGTAGCCCTGGCGGAAAACCAATTCAGACTTTTTTATCAGATGCAGGTAAATCAGTCCGGCCGGATTGTGGGCGCGGAAGTGTTGATACGTTGGCCGCATCCGCGGAGGGGCATGATTTCGCCATTGGAATTTATTCCGATAGCCGAGGAAACCGGATTGATCCTACCCATAGGGCAATGGGTGCTCGATGCCGCCTGCGCCCAGCTGAAGATTTGGGAGTCGGCCCCGGAAAAAGCCATGCTGCAACTTGCCGTCAACGTCAGCGCCCGGCAATTCCACCAAACCGACTTCGTCGAGCAAGTTCAACTTTCGCTAAACAAGTATTCGATCAACCCCAACCGGTTGAAACTCGAGCTCACTGAAACGCTGGTGTTGGACGACATTGACGATACGATCGTCAAGATGCATCGACTAAAAAAAATCGGGGTCAGTTTTTCGTTAGACGACTTCGGTACCGGTTATTCTTCACTGTATTATTTGACCAAATTGCCGATAGACCAGCTAAAAATAGATCAATCCTTCGTCCGCAACATCGGGCTGACCCAGAGTGATGCGGTCATCGTGCAAACCATTATCGGCATG